One region of Flavobacterium sp. KACC 22763 genomic DNA includes:
- the meaB gene encoding methylmalonyl Co-A mutase-associated GTPase MeaB yields MSNSNKQTGSISEKAGISPPEITNIAAINQIKSKRRQQPTSQELIDGILEGNRTSLSRAITLIESTNPDHFDKAGEVIQGCLAHANKSVRIGITGVPGVGKSTFIEAFGKHLTQLGKKVAVLAVDPSSSLSHGSILGDKTRMEELVKDENAFIRPSASGETLGGVARKTRETIILCEAAGFDTIIIETVGVGQSETAVHSMVDFFLLLKISGAGDELQGIKRGIMEMADAIVINKADGDNIKKANQAKLEFNRALHLFPPKKSNWQPKVTTCSSLIKDGIAEVWNTISDYFEMTKETGFFQEKRNEQNHFWMMETINEQLKQNFYNQPEIISLLEESKKAVQNNEISSFAAAAELLKLYFNKGAKAQSDKGSK; encoded by the coding sequence TTGTCAAATTCTAATAAACAAACTGGCAGTATATCTGAAAAAGCTGGAATTTCACCTCCTGAAATCACCAATATTGCGGCTATCAATCAAATTAAAAGCAAACGCAGACAACAGCCCACTTCTCAAGAATTAATTGATGGTATTTTAGAAGGAAACAGAACTTCTCTTAGCCGCGCGATTACTTTAATTGAAAGCACCAATCCAGACCATTTTGATAAAGCTGGCGAAGTGATTCAAGGCTGTTTAGCTCATGCCAATAAATCAGTTCGAATTGGAATCACGGGAGTTCCCGGAGTTGGAAAAAGTACTTTTATTGAAGCTTTTGGAAAACATCTGACACAATTAGGAAAAAAAGTAGCAGTTTTGGCAGTTGACCCAAGCAGTTCGCTTTCGCATGGAAGTATTCTCGGTGACAAAACCCGAATGGAAGAATTGGTAAAAGATGAAAATGCTTTTATTCGTCCAAGCGCTTCTGGAGAAACTTTAGGCGGTGTGGCTCGCAAAACCAGAGAAACCATTATTCTTTGCGAAGCGGCAGGTTTTGATACTATTATAATCGAAACAGTCGGTGTTGGCCAAAGTGAAACCGCTGTTCACAGCATGGTCGATTTCTTTTTGCTTTTAAAGATTTCTGGCGCTGGCGACGAACTTCAAGGCATTAAACGCGGTATTATGGAAATGGCAGACGCTATTGTCATTAACAAAGCTGACGGCGATAATATAAAAAAGGCCAATCAGGCGAAATTGGAATTTAATCGCGCTTTGCATTTATTTCCTCCAAAAAAATCAAACTGGCAACCTAAAGTAACTACTTGCAGTTCGCTGATAAAAGATGGCATTGCGGAAGTTTGGAATACTATTTCTGATTATTTTGAAATGACAAAAGAAACTGGATTCTTCCAAGAAAAAAGAAATGAACAAAATCATTTCTGGATGATGGAAACCATCAACGAACAGCTTAAACAAAATTTCTATAATCAACCAGAAATAATTTCGCTTTTAGAAGAAAGCAAAAAAGCAGTGCAAAATAATGAGATTTCATCTTTTGCAGCTGCTGCTGAGTTATTAAAATTGTATTTTAATAAAGGTGCAAAGGCTCAAAGTGACAAAGGTTCAAAGTAG